A window of Cohnella herbarum contains these coding sequences:
- a CDS encoding peptidase U32 family protein — MEQLERYIAAGATAILVGESRFSMRQPGEMTSESLKEAVAAAHRLGAKVYVNMNKLFRNDELGWLPEYMELVKEADADAIVFGDPAVLMNARRHAPDMTLFWNAEMTGTNSSAASYWGRRGAKRAVVARELNEEEIIDLKQKAPMEIQIQVHGMTNIYHSHRNLVQSYLEHLGREATLIRKGADKGLFLVEAERPDEKFPVYEDDNGTHVMSPDDICLLEALPELIEAGVDSMYVESLLKSDDYNETVLRSYRQALDSWERSPGEFKLDPKWLAAIRKLQNPDRELGFGFLYKEQVY; from the coding sequence ATGGAGCAACTGGAACGATATATCGCGGCAGGCGCGACCGCCATACTCGTCGGAGAATCCCGCTTCAGCATGAGACAGCCGGGAGAGATGACGTCGGAATCGCTTAAGGAAGCCGTTGCGGCGGCGCACCGCCTTGGAGCGAAAGTTTACGTAAATATGAATAAGCTGTTCCGCAACGACGAGTTGGGTTGGTTGCCGGAATACATGGAACTGGTGAAAGAAGCCGATGCGGATGCGATCGTATTCGGCGATCCGGCGGTACTGATGAACGCAAGGCGTCATGCGCCGGATATGACTTTGTTCTGGAACGCGGAGATGACGGGAACGAACTCTTCGGCTGCTTCTTATTGGGGGCGCCGAGGAGCTAAGCGAGCCGTTGTGGCACGGGAGCTTAATGAAGAAGAGATCATCGATTTGAAACAGAAAGCACCGATGGAAATCCAAATTCAAGTTCACGGAATGACGAACATCTATCATTCTCACCGGAATCTCGTGCAAAGCTATTTGGAGCATCTTGGCCGAGAAGCGACGCTCATTCGCAAAGGAGCGGACAAAGGTTTGTTCTTGGTAGAGGCCGAGAGACCGGATGAGAAGTTTCCCGTTTACGAAGACGATAACGGTACCCATGTGATGAGCCCCGATGACATTTGCCTATTAGAAGCGTTGCCGGAGCTTATCGAGGCCGGAGTAGATAGCATGTATGTGGAATCGCTGCTGAAGTCGGATGATTACAACGAAACTGTCTTGAGGAGCTACAGGCAAGCTTTGGATTCGTGGGAACGGAGTCCTGGCGAATTCAAGCTCGATCCCAAATGGCTGGCAGCCATTCGGAAATTGCAGAACCCCGATAGGGAGTTAGGCTTCGGATTCCTATACAAGGAGCAAGTCTACTGA
- the mltG gene encoding endolytic transglycosylase MltG, whose product MNRDDEPSSGWKSIYGNKINGEDDKSTGTRESAAATELSRFPQTSRSETPLSDARQTDERATQPTRRETAARTTSVPPVRRRKPRVLLWSFLIALGLVLIVAGGALFYLWNGLRPTAASSTPINVTISSGMRAQKVAEVLEENGLIRSAFLFSGWLKIEGEGSRFQAGEYELTPGMTRDEIVAKLNAGDIVAAETIRFTIPEGFTVQQIAARLSETSGLDKNKFMEASGNPAQWTGSLWTKALPNDNSLRFPLEGYLFPETYEMKRGSTEVDVINRMLAELDHKLDQLPEDWQSTLEERGLTVHQLLTIASLVEREVVADEERPIVSSVIQNRLKKKMPLQIDATIQYLLDKQKERLLEADLKVNSPYNTYLNAGLPPGPIASPSLKSIEAALYPETTDYFYYVTKKDGTNTHLFAVTYKQHQKNIQLSEKNVK is encoded by the coding sequence GTGAATAGAGACGATGAGCCGTCATCGGGTTGGAAATCCATATACGGCAATAAGATTAACGGCGAAGACGACAAATCAACGGGAACTCGCGAATCCGCCGCGGCTACGGAATTAAGCAGATTTCCCCAGACCTCAAGGTCGGAAACGCCGCTGTCCGACGCGAGGCAAACAGATGAAAGGGCAACTCAGCCGACACGCCGTGAAACCGCGGCGCGAACGACGTCGGTACCGCCTGTTCGCCGTCGTAAACCGCGCGTCTTGCTTTGGTCTTTTCTAATCGCATTGGGATTGGTATTGATCGTAGCGGGGGGAGCTTTGTTCTATTTATGGAACGGGCTTCGGCCGACTGCTGCCTCTTCGACTCCGATCAACGTTACAATCAGCTCTGGGATGCGTGCTCAGAAGGTCGCGGAAGTACTTGAAGAAAACGGACTCATTCGAAGTGCATTTCTTTTTAGCGGTTGGTTGAAGATCGAAGGGGAAGGCTCCCGATTCCAAGCCGGCGAATATGAACTTACTCCCGGAATGACCCGTGATGAAATCGTTGCGAAATTGAATGCCGGCGATATCGTAGCGGCAGAGACGATCCGCTTCACGATACCGGAAGGGTTCACGGTACAGCAGATCGCGGCCAGACTGTCGGAAACTTCGGGTCTAGACAAGAATAAGTTTATGGAAGCTTCAGGGAATCCCGCCCAATGGACCGGATCTCTATGGACCAAAGCGTTGCCGAACGATAACAGCCTAAGATTCCCGCTTGAAGGATATCTCTTCCCGGAAACGTACGAGATGAAGCGCGGAAGCACGGAGGTCGACGTTATTAATCGGATGCTCGCCGAGCTTGATCACAAGCTCGATCAGCTGCCTGAAGATTGGCAAAGCACGCTCGAGGAACGAGGGCTCACCGTCCATCAATTGCTGACGATTGCCTCCTTAGTAGAAAGGGAAGTCGTAGCGGACGAAGAACGGCCGATCGTGTCCAGCGTCATCCAGAATCGCTTGAAGAAGAAGATGCCGCTTCAAATCGACGCAACGATTCAGTATTTGCTCGATAAGCAGAAAGAGCGGTTGCTCGAGGCCGATCTCAAAGTGAATAGTCCGTACAACACTTACTTGAACGCCGGACTTCCGCCAGGTCCGATCGCAAGCCCGAGCTTGAAGTCGATCGAAGCCGCGCTATATCCGGAAACGACGGATTACTTCTACTACGTAACCAAGAAAGACGGTACGAACACCCACCTCTTCGCGGTAACGTATAAGCAGCATCAGAAAAATATTCAGTTAAGCGAGAAAAACGTTAAATAA
- a CDS encoding DUF1292 domain-containing protein yields MAGKNKETNGEPTALRQAFGDQVELLDEDGAAQSYKILAELEVNGVNYAILQSKAMRQEDEIEVFRVVTDAEGEQQLETVTDEEEWELVEEAFDDSQFGSDEQP; encoded by the coding sequence ATGGCTGGAAAAAACAAAGAAACGAACGGAGAGCCTACCGCGCTGCGACAGGCTTTCGGGGACCAGGTGGAGCTGCTTGACGAAGACGGCGCAGCCCAATCCTACAAAATTTTAGCCGAGCTTGAAGTCAACGGCGTAAATTACGCGATTCTTCAATCCAAGGCGATGCGGCAAGAAGACGAAATCGAAGTGTTTAGAGTCGTTACGGACGCTGAAGGCGAACAACAGCTAGAAACCGTTACGGACGAAGAGGAGTGGGAGCTTGTTGAGGAAGCTTTCGACGATTCTCAATTTGGCAGCGACGAACAGCCTTAA
- a CDS encoding DUF1292 domain-containing protein, translating to MTDNLNIEEEAEIIYIPDDEGNDEAFEVIMRFELDDGTDRKYLMVVPAEEDGDEEQEVFAFRYDEENDEIKLYPIEDQAEWDMVEETFNTLIGEFDAAEENKG from the coding sequence ATGACAGACAACTTAAACATCGAAGAAGAAGCGGAAATTATTTACATCCCGGATGATGAAGGGAACGATGAAGCGTTCGAAGTCATTATGCGCTTCGAATTAGACGACGGAACGGACCGCAAATATTTAATGGTCGTTCCGGCGGAAGAAGACGGGGACGAAGAGCAGGAAGTATTCGCTTTCCGCTACGATGAAGAGAACGACGAGATCAAACTCTACCCGATCGAAGATCAAGCCGAATGGGATATGGTCGAGGAAACGTTCAACACCTTGATCGGCGAGTTCGATGCAGCCGAAGAAAACAAAGGCTAA
- the ruvX gene encoding Holliday junction resolvase RuvX → MRIIGLDYGERRIGVAMSDLFGWTAQGLEVIDQKVVADPIGRITELIKQYEVEAIVVGLPKNMNGTIGPSGENCIAFAERLKQILSLPVQLWDERLTTVSAERTLLEADVSRRKRKQVIDKMAAAILLQSYLDSISK, encoded by the coding sequence ATGCGCATTATAGGATTGGATTACGGGGAAAGAAGGATCGGCGTTGCGATGAGCGACTTGTTCGGGTGGACCGCTCAAGGCTTGGAGGTCATTGACCAGAAAGTCGTCGCCGATCCGATTGGCCGTATTACCGAGTTAATCAAACAATACGAAGTAGAAGCGATAGTCGTCGGTCTTCCGAAGAACATGAACGGAACCATCGGTCCCAGTGGGGAAAATTGCATCGCATTCGCGGAAAGACTAAAGCAAATACTATCCTTACCTGTACAGCTTTGGGATGAAAGGCTGACTACGGTATCCGCGGAACGAACGTTGCTGGAAGCCGACGTGAGCAGACGCAAACGCAAACAAGTCATCGACAAAATGGCTGCGGCTATCTTGCTGCAGAGCTATCTTGATTCGATATCGAAATGA
- a CDS encoding IreB family regulatory phosphoprotein encodes MSSSDNNNHMDLTVKFDVVADPHEVSARDILFTVHDALVEKEYHPINQIVGYLLSGDPAFIPRHNNARSLIRKKERDELIEELVRFYLQQNR; translated from the coding sequence ATGAGCTCGTCGGACAACAATAATCATATGGATCTGACGGTCAAGTTCGACGTCGTGGCGGATCCTCATGAAGTTTCAGCCCGCGATATTTTATTTACGGTGCATGATGCTTTAGTGGAGAAAGAGTATCACCCGATTAATCAGATCGTCGGCTACCTGCTGTCCGGCGATCCGGCCTTTATCCCGCGTCACAATAATGCCCGCAGCCTGATTCGCAAGAAGGAACGCGACGAATTGATAGAAGAGCTCGTACGTTTCTATCTTCAGCAGAACCGGTAA
- the alaS gene encoding alanine--tRNA ligase: MKAAEIRSKWLAFFESKGHKIEPSSPLVPHNDPSLLWINAGMAPLKAYFDGRVIPENPRIANSQKCIRTNDIENVGKTRRHHTFFEMLGNFSIGDYFKEEAISWAWEFLTGPEWIGFDPEKLSVTVYPEDEEAYRFWNEKIGLPPERIVKLQDNFWDIGEGPCGPCTEIFYDRGDKYGDLSDPECTTGGENERFLEVWNLVFSQFNHNKDGSYTPLPNKNIDTGAGLERFASILQDVDSNFDTDLFMPLIERTSGIAGVKYKTNEDNDVALKVIADHIRTVAFSVGDGVLPSNEGRGYVIRRLLRRAVRYGKVLGIDRPFLWELTPTVGEIMGNYYPEVLEKREFIEKVIRTEEERFHETLSDGLTILADLCQKARAEGRTVISGPDAFKLYDTYGFPFDLTEDYATEQGMTVDREGFDSSMQEQRDRARAARQETDSMKVQGGPLAEYNEKSEFVGYEGLTAESRVLAIVSDNQFVDMAGVDSKVLVVLDRTPFYAESGGQVSDRGVLFGKDVNADVTGLSKAPHGQSVHQVVVTGGVLRVGDTVTASVNASERSAIVRNHTATHLLHRALKDVLGEHVNQAGSLVEAERLRFDFSHFGAITPEELAEVERRVNEQIWIGTELDISFKPIAEAKALGAMALFGEKYGDIVRVVRVGDYSLELCGGCHVRNTSQIGLFKLVSEGGIGSGVRRIEAVTGRNAYNYMDDQLNILKGAAAQLKCSVGDVVKRVEAVQGEARQLQRDNESLQGKLSRLEAADLVSATKTVGGVTLLAAQVNAGGMDALRGVADELKLKLGSAVLVLGAPADDKVNLIVAVTSDLVQQGLHAGKLIKDIAAICGGGGGGKPELAQAGGKDPSKLSDALAAAEQLVLAQLS, encoded by the coding sequence ATGAAGGCAGCAGAAATCCGCAGCAAATGGTTAGCGTTCTTCGAAAGCAAAGGACATAAGATCGAGCCGAGCTCGCCGCTCGTTCCCCATAATGACCCGTCGTTATTATGGATAAATGCCGGTATGGCGCCGCTTAAAGCGTATTTCGACGGACGCGTTATTCCGGAAAATCCGCGCATCGCGAATTCGCAAAAATGCATCCGCACGAACGATATCGAGAACGTGGGCAAGACGCGCCGCCACCATACCTTCTTCGAGATGCTAGGCAACTTCTCGATCGGCGATTATTTTAAGGAAGAAGCGATTTCTTGGGCGTGGGAGTTCCTAACGGGACCCGAATGGATCGGGTTCGATCCGGAGAAGCTTTCCGTGACGGTATATCCCGAGGACGAGGAAGCCTATCGCTTCTGGAACGAGAAGATCGGACTGCCGCCCGAGCGGATCGTTAAGCTGCAAGACAATTTCTGGGATATCGGCGAAGGTCCTTGCGGCCCTTGCACGGAAATTTTCTACGACCGCGGCGACAAATACGGAGATCTCTCCGATCCCGAATGCACGACCGGCGGAGAGAACGAGCGTTTCCTCGAAGTGTGGAATCTCGTGTTCTCGCAATTCAATCATAATAAGGACGGCAGCTATACGCCGCTTCCTAACAAGAATATCGATACGGGCGCGGGTCTGGAGCGCTTCGCTTCGATTCTGCAAGACGTGGATTCCAACTTCGATACCGATTTGTTCATGCCGTTGATCGAGCGTACTAGCGGAATCGCGGGCGTGAAATACAAAACGAACGAAGACAACGACGTCGCGTTAAAGGTCATCGCCGATCACATTCGGACGGTAGCGTTCTCCGTCGGGGACGGAGTGCTTCCTTCCAACGAAGGACGCGGATACGTCATTCGCCGCTTGCTTCGCCGTGCCGTAAGATACGGCAAAGTGCTGGGCATCGACCGTCCGTTCCTCTGGGAGCTTACGCCAACGGTTGGAGAAATCATGGGCAACTACTATCCGGAAGTGCTCGAGAAACGCGAATTCATCGAGAAGGTCATCCGCACGGAGGAAGAGCGGTTCCACGAGACGTTGTCGGACGGATTGACGATCTTGGCGGACCTGTGCCAGAAGGCTCGCGCCGAGGGCAGGACGGTCATTTCCGGTCCCGATGCGTTTAAGTTATACGATACGTACGGCTTCCCGTTCGATCTAACGGAAGACTATGCGACGGAGCAAGGCATGACCGTCGATCGCGAAGGCTTCGACTCGTCGATGCAGGAACAGCGCGATCGCGCTCGCGCCGCTCGTCAAGAGACCGACAGCATGAAAGTACAAGGCGGACCGCTCGCCGAATATAACGAGAAGAGCGAATTCGTCGGTTACGAAGGACTTACCGCGGAATCGCGCGTGCTAGCCATCGTCTCGGATAATCAATTCGTCGATATGGCCGGTGTAGACAGTAAAGTGCTGGTCGTTCTCGACAGAACTCCGTTCTACGCGGAGAGCGGCGGACAAGTAAGCGACCGCGGAGTCCTGTTCGGTAAAGACGTTAATGCGGACGTCACGGGCTTGAGCAAAGCCCCGCACGGACAATCGGTACATCAGGTCGTTGTTACTGGAGGAGTCTTGCGTGTCGGCGACACCGTGACGGCTTCCGTAAACGCGTCCGAACGCAGCGCCATCGTCCGTAACCATACGGCGACCCACTTGCTGCACCGCGCGCTGAAAGACGTACTCGGAGAGCACGTCAATCAAGCGGGTTCGCTCGTGGAAGCGGAACGCCTTCGTTTCGACTTCTCGCACTTCGGGGCGATCACGCCGGAAGAATTGGCGGAAGTCGAGCGTCGCGTGAACGAACAAATCTGGATCGGAACGGAGCTCGACATCAGCTTCAAACCGATCGCCGAAGCGAAAGCATTAGGCGCCATGGCGTTATTCGGCGAGAAGTACGGCGATATCGTCCGGGTCGTCCGCGTCGGGGATTACAGCTTGGAGCTATGCGGCGGTTGCCATGTCCGCAATACTTCGCAGATCGGGCTGTTCAAGCTCGTGAGCGAGGGCGGAATCGGATCGGGCGTTCGCCGGATCGAAGCGGTGACGGGACGCAACGCTTACAACTATATGGATGACCAGTTGAACATCCTTAAAGGCGCGGCCGCGCAATTGAAATGCAGCGTAGGCGACGTCGTGAAACGTGTCGAAGCCGTTCAAGGCGAAGCTCGCCAATTGCAACGCGACAACGAGTCGCTGCAAGGCAAGCTGAGCCGCTTGGAAGCGGCGGATCTCGTATCCGCGACTAAGACGGTAGGCGGCGTTACGCTGCTCGCCGCGCAAGTTAACGCTGGCGGCATGGACGCTCTACGAGGCGTCGCCGACGAGCTCAAGCTTAAGCTGGGATCAGCGGTTCTCGTGCTCGGCGCCCCGGCAGACGATAAAGTGAATCTTATCGTCGCCGTCACTTCCGATCTCGTGCAGCAAGGCCTGCACGCAGGCAAGCTGATTAAAGACATCGCCGCGATCTGCGGCGGTGGCGGTGGCGGCAAGCCCGAGCTCGCGCAAGCAGGCGGCAAGGACCCTTCCAAGCTGTCCGATGCTCTAGCCGCGGCCGAGCAATTGGTTTTGGCTCAATTATCTTAA
- a CDS encoding AI-2E family transporter, whose translation MDRFSQSRLFSVLIYAILFLVVLFLVVLVRPMLMSVYDFLKAVLAPFLVAMVISYTLNPIVNLLHDRKVPRTAAVLIIYAVFISVSVVILMNVIPMFMNQVEELNEHMPDLTMRAQSFVDQFNNNNVLPETIRDGINKSISGMEKRLEQRITDFLNNIGAVVNVLFIAMIVPFLAFYMMKDLDVFERAALQYVPRAKRKHVIRLLKEIDAALGSYIRGQLIVSLCIGVLAYIGYLIIGMPYPLLMAGFVSLFDIIPYLGPFFGALPALIMATTISWKMVLMVVIVNMICQNLESNVISPQVVGKSMKMHPLTIILVLLIGGELAGIVGMILAVPFYAAMKVIVQHVSAYYIHRKTV comes from the coding sequence ATGGATCGGTTCTCTCAGAGCCGTTTGTTTAGCGTGCTTATTTACGCCATCCTATTTTTGGTGGTTTTGTTTCTTGTCGTTCTAGTGCGTCCGATGCTTATGTCCGTGTACGACTTCTTGAAAGCGGTGCTGGCGCCCTTTCTCGTTGCGATGGTGATCTCGTACACGCTTAATCCGATCGTCAATCTGCTTCACGACCGCAAAGTGCCAAGAACGGCGGCGGTTCTGATCATCTATGCGGTGTTTATTTCCGTGTCGGTCGTCATTCTGATGAATGTCATTCCCATGTTTATGAACCAGGTCGAGGAACTGAACGAACATATGCCGGATTTAACGATGAGGGCGCAAAGCTTCGTCGATCAGTTTAACAACAATAACGTATTGCCCGAGACGATTCGGGACGGGATCAATAAATCGATCAGCGGGATGGAGAAACGGCTCGAACAACGGATTACCGATTTCCTTAACAATATCGGCGCTGTCGTTAACGTGTTATTCATTGCGATGATCGTCCCTTTTCTCGCCTTTTACATGATGAAGGACTTGGATGTGTTCGAGCGGGCGGCTCTGCAGTACGTCCCTCGCGCTAAGCGCAAACACGTGATCAGGCTTCTGAAAGAAATAGACGCGGCCTTGGGCAGCTACATAAGAGGGCAACTAATCGTTTCCTTATGCATCGGGGTGCTTGCGTATATCGGTTATCTGATCATCGGTATGCCGTATCCGTTGCTGATGGCGGGATTCGTATCCTTGTTCGACATCATTCCTTATCTGGGTCCTTTCTTCGGCGCGTTGCCGGCGCTGATCATGGCGACTACGATTTCTTGGAAAATGGTGCTGATGGTCGTCATCGTCAATATGATTTGCCAGAACCTAGAGAGCAACGTCATCAGTCCGCAAGTGGTCGGCAAATCGATGAAAATGCATCCGTTGACGATCATATTGGTGCTGCTTATCGGGGGAGAGTTGGCGGGTATCGTAGGGATGATATTGGCGGTACCGTTCTACGCGGCGATGAAAGTCATCGTGCAGCACGTTTCCGCGTACTACATCCACAGAAAAACCGTTTGA
- a CDS encoding PRC-barrel domain-containing protein — protein MIQVQRILGLPVLFENGKSIGKVKDLWFDEFWSLVGVVLDKYARSGIVRKMPKVVYWENIVHCGEDALLIRNSTVIATLDSKQLLRTFHTGVVRLKDMPVFTIEGQHLGEVSDVYVKPSEGTQIIGYELTDGFLTDVFEGRRKLFLPEAPENITLGEDAILVPASYERILTRDHTWKVTGDDG, from the coding sequence ATGATTCAAGTTCAACGGATTCTCGGCTTACCGGTGTTGTTCGAAAACGGTAAAAGCATTGGAAAAGTCAAAGATCTATGGTTCGACGAGTTCTGGAGTTTGGTCGGAGTCGTTTTAGACAAGTACGCTCGTTCGGGCATCGTACGCAAGATGCCTAAGGTAGTCTATTGGGAGAACATCGTTCACTGCGGTGAAGATGCCCTGTTGATTCGCAACAGTACGGTCATCGCGACCTTAGATAGCAAACAACTGCTGCGGACTTTCCATACCGGCGTGGTCAGATTAAAGGATATGCCGGTGTTTACAATTGAAGGACAGCATTTAGGTGAAGTGTCGGACGTTTACGTTAAGCCGTCCGAGGGTACACAAATAATAGGATATGAGTTGACGGATGGTTTTCTCACGGACGTGTTCGAGGGAAGGCGGAAATTATTTCTGCCGGAAGCACCCGAGAATATTACTCTGGGCGAAGATGCCATTCTGGTTCCTGCTTCTTACGAGCGGATACTGACGAGAGACCATACATGGAAAGTGACAGGTGATGACGGATGA
- a CDS encoding cysteine desulfurase family protein: MGSIYFDHAATSPMDPEVLNAYVEAVASGPGNPSSLHAHGRAARERITSARDVFASILNCEASELIFTGSGTESDNSALFGAAMAQRKRGRIGIVTTAVEHHAVLNACRQLEADGFDLTVLRVDEFGRVSVEEAKAAINESTAVVSIMAGNNETGTLQPIAEIGEWARKHKALMHVDAVQAFGYVSFNLKELPIDFLSLSAHKINGPQGVGLLYVRKGTPFQPLLHGGSQERSRRAGTENVAGIVSFAKAAQIAYDQLRARWDHAEHIRATVLGKLEQYLGAERFVVNGHPDHRLPHILNLSFSGISSESMLMNLDLENVSASGGSACNSGSLKPSHVLSAMKLSSERVSTAVRFSFGLGNTREEADKLAKITATISARLRNR, from the coding sequence ATGGGTTCAATTTATTTCGATCATGCCGCGACGTCACCGATGGATCCGGAAGTTCTTAACGCTTACGTTGAGGCGGTAGCAAGTGGACCGGGCAACCCGTCCAGCCTGCATGCCCACGGCCGCGCGGCAAGGGAACGAATTACCTCGGCGAGGGACGTATTCGCATCGATACTGAATTGCGAAGCATCCGAGCTTATTTTCACCGGCAGCGGGACGGAAAGCGACAATTCCGCATTGTTCGGAGCTGCGATGGCTCAGCGTAAGCGAGGCCGAATCGGAATCGTTACGACGGCGGTCGAGCATCATGCCGTTCTGAACGCTTGCCGTCAACTGGAAGCGGATGGATTCGATCTGACGGTATTGCGGGTGGACGAGTTCGGACGCGTCTCCGTCGAAGAAGCGAAGGCCGCGATTAACGAATCGACGGCAGTCGTCAGCATAATGGCAGGCAACAATGAAACCGGAACGTTACAGCCGATTGCCGAAATCGGCGAATGGGCTCGCAAGCATAAAGCTTTAATGCACGTGGACGCCGTACAAGCATTCGGTTACGTTTCTTTTAACCTAAAGGAATTGCCGATCGACTTCCTCAGTCTTTCCGCCCACAAAATCAACGGTCCGCAAGGCGTCGGCTTGCTCTACGTCCGTAAGGGAACCCCGTTTCAACCTTTGTTGCACGGAGGTTCGCAAGAACGGAGCCGCAGAGCCGGAACGGAAAACGTCGCAGGAATCGTTTCGTTCGCCAAAGCCGCGCAAATCGCTTACGATCAACTCCGGGCTCGATGGGATCATGCGGAGCATATCCGCGCGACCGTTCTGGGCAAGTTGGAACAATATCTCGGAGCCGAGCGGTTCGTCGTCAATGGCCACCCCGATCATCGGCTTCCCCATATTCTGAATTTGAGCTTTTCCGGTATTTCTTCCGAGAGCATGTTGATGAACCTGGACTTAGAGAACGTGTCGGCTTCTGGCGGTTCGGCCTGCAACTCGGGCTCGTTAAAACCGTCGCATGTGTTATCGGCAATGAAATTATCTTCCGAAAGAGTGTCAACCGCCGTACGATTTAGTTTCGGTTTGGGCAATACTAGGGAAGAAGCTGATAAATTGGCGAAAATAACTGCAACCATTTCGGCGCGTTTGCGTAATAGATAA
- the cymR gene encoding cysteine metabolism transcriptional regulator CymR — MKISTKGRYGLTIMMELAAKFGEGPISLKSIAEKNSLSEHYLEQLIAPLRNAGLVKSVRGAYGGYILSKDPETISSGDVIRILEGPISPVDFTEEDDPAKRDLWLRIRDSIADVLDSTTLHDLITFKGEDKLDNYMFYI; from the coding sequence TTGAAAATCTCCACCAAAGGCCGCTACGGCTTAACGATCATGATGGAACTTGCGGCTAAATTCGGCGAGGGGCCGATTTCATTAAAAAGCATCGCGGAGAAAAATAGTCTTTCCGAGCATTACTTAGAGCAATTGATTGCCCCGCTGCGTAACGCAGGATTGGTCAAAAGCGTACGAGGAGCATACGGCGGTTATATCTTGTCCAAGGATCCGGAAACGATTTCCTCGGGAGATGTCATTCGCATCCTGGAAGGACCGATCAGTCCGGTTGATTTTACGGAAGAGGATGATCCGGCCAAACGCGATCTGTGGCTGCGGATTCGCGACAGCATCGCCGATGTTCTCGATTCTACGACTCTTCATGACCTGATTACTTTTAAAGGCGAGGACAAGCTCGACAACTATATGTTTTACATTTAG
- the mnmA gene encoding tRNA 2-thiouridine(34) synthase MnmA, protein MNNNEGTKFPYEERFKDPSKVRVVVGMSGGVDSSVTALLLKRQGFDVIGVFMKNWDDTDEFGVCTAEEDAEDVRRVCNQIGIPYYTVNFEEEYKDKVFEYFLEEYRRGRTPNPDVMCNREIKFGEFLQKALDLGAEAIATGHYARVELRDGKYELLRGVDTNKDQSYFLHALNQSQLSRAMFPIGHLNKPDVRKIADEAGLATAKKKDSTGVCFIGERNFKEFLSQYLPAKPGNMVDLVSGEVKGRHDGLMYYTLGQRQGLGIGGSGNGEPWFVASKDLTTNTLYVVQGDTHSSLYSVGLTATDVNWISPSEPAEAVRCTAKFRYRQPDQGVTLTPRGDGTYDVEFDVPQKAITPGQAVVFYDGETCLGGGTIDQVRMLQPTVADASVSISK, encoded by the coding sequence ATGAATAATAATGAAGGAACTAAATTTCCATACGAGGAACGGTTTAAGGACCCCTCCAAAGTCCGTGTCGTCGTCGGCATGTCGGGCGGAGTGGATTCTTCCGTAACCGCGCTGTTATTGAAAAGACAAGGCTTCGATGTCATCGGAGTATTCATGAAAAATTGGGACGATACGGATGAATTCGGCGTATGCACCGCGGAGGAAGATGCCGAGGACGTGCGCCGCGTATGCAACCAAATCGGAATCCCTTATTATACGGTCAATTTCGAAGAGGAATATAAAGACAAAGTATTCGAATATTTCCTCGAAGAATATCGCCGGGGCAGAACCCCTAACCCGGACGTCATGTGTAACCGCGAGATCAAGTTCGGAGAATTTCTGCAAAAAGCGCTCGATCTCGGCGCCGAAGCGATCGCGACCGGACATTATGCGCGCGTTGAACTTAGGGATGGCAAATACGAGCTGCTGCGCGGAGTGGATACGAATAAAGACCAATCCTATTTCTTGCACGCTCTTAACCAGTCGCAATTATCGCGAGCCATGTTTCCGATCGGCCATCTTAATAAACCGGACGTACGCAAGATTGCCGACGAAGCCGGTTTGGCTACGGCCAAGAAAAAAGATAGTACCGGCGTCTGCTTCATCGGCGAACGCAATTTCAAGGAATTCCTAAGCCAGTACTTGCCGGCCAAACCGGGGAATATGGTCGATCTCGTTTCCGGTGAAGTGAAGGGTCGGCATGACGGCCTCATGTATTACACTTTAGGGCAACGCCAAGGTCTTGGAATTGGCGGTTCGGGCAACGGCGAGCCATGGTTCGTAGCCAGTAAAGATCTAACCACCAATACGCTTTACGTCGTTCAAGGGGATACGCACTCCAGTCTGTACTCCGTCGGGTTAACCGCTACGGACGTCAATTGGATCAGCCCTTCCGAACCCGCCGAAGCTGTTCGGTGCACGGCCAAATTCCGTTATCGCCAACCGGATCAGGGAGTAACGCTTACCCCTCGCGGTGACGGTACTTATGACGTCGAGTTCGATGTTCCGCAAAAAGCGATCACCCCCGGACAAGCCGTCGTCTTCTACGATGGGGAAACCTGTCTCGGCGGAGGCACCATCGATCAAGTCCGCATGCTGCAACCTACCGTTGCCGATGCTTCGGTATCCATATCGAAATAA